One window from the genome of Solea solea chromosome 2, fSolSol10.1, whole genome shotgun sequence encodes:
- the rnf17 gene encoding RING finger protein 17 isoform X1, with product MNTRDSPSAVACHMCGEAFILPEDDTEGNLPRVLLCGHIYCTSCLQSLQCDDVIQCPDCEVETTLPRGGVFCLQEDSRIIGLIYTAKINKMKSSQRGPPKTRRRSKFLSTDLNDNCGTVEQPAEIENIQRVVDETLAQADKNLAQLERIYETLSMGLAEQVEREKAHLGMEIKQATDKAVYAVQKWRSLQLNRVTDVEAHFATSQAEVCRVQGRVKALENAIQMAREVRRVPFLEQYCVLDKVLETLQAPVDHQSFDMKCITLSSGMRCVFQSETLEQGLTLTLKMDVGSPKLLSEFPLKGSQSANTSRKSPLHMAEDRKRQSVSPSQRKFPSPQRKEQENTAASGPPSRGSSPTPRPRRWSSHSRHSSGSDVGSQDVIVEELLEEGIRHAPPPTGPELANDRWRFNRKKKHQLWGKKTNVTQWVVVSHIVNPSHFYVCYVAEKREREMLSKKINHFCHRESCLFTPNDKVETGSTIFVKWKDGLWWRASVIEVFQRNCAETVKACKVTQLASIQIFFLDYGVIKRFTIFSEEAADSVLKAVNKYMRKVHESVKMDLRRFAPQAIRCSLKDLVPYDLTKGWGKEAIYEFRSVVGSATVEMRPLGQDRDSLLVDLKKAPMDQSSDVPISVREYLIFIEVARFYSPVIPSRNPLLYYPPVYPIPHMELDAVVSHINNPADFYIQLVENMESLLLSCKLQDCYSAETEQDDLNVYCPAIGQACVARYDDQLWYRAQVTGHPGGRKVEVRFVDFGNVKILSVSDLKKIKDEFFALPSMAIHCCLSDVIPLDGATWSDACTDRFISLAHQKLVTIVAKGKGAKSRPLPLQLYVRSHDEQINISELLVKEELASFKDSSKSKPAASLCDDSAIWDPPLELGSAEDGADSPEPKITEEKEKDEEELLDLQLKLKLPAQLKDLKVRVSHVNSPSSFYVQLAQYDSQLKRICELVKQECALTEPQEVLWKAEMFCAAHINGVWERGRICSDITSNNIAEVIRCDHGNVVKIDIRNLRPLSPSLVGSLALECTLTDIRPAGGKSSWTATACDVFSYYLTGVSAVVTIKELTDERPAPVTLFCSNKKGQLVSISDFLASEGLALRERKSRDAVVQKPNEAEVPSSQRNTQDQCSDGENQTSPQSPGPAVVPFTSQSSVPSISCPPKPAPRRVMTAEMVKTRSYDPPELPCLGHIQINVSAVGDDGLIYTRTQNAECQLEQLRERIQQSMKTLPNQKPYTWKSVQGCAVIGPDMLWYRGQLVEVLGGHVKVQYVDFGLVENIPVVHVYPILLCDDVPQLCMPCQLHGINPVGGSWQREAVALMREMLVNRCVNMIVVELPSDPRRPLTVELFLDGLSLSKVLCHHEHASMDRTVSAQKVGDSLLPSTLFLDDWDIDTEGVKDAEEPVLGPFIRSKLPEKEQHFPVRVKHLWTPNELFLWPLEETIEVKVDGETLTDALTRINDDLGTLSRLGDFPQGGPCLAEYSDGKFYRAKIMEITSVEPVMVLVQHVDFGSYDTLPTSRLRQMLPELLRFPMQVLKVKVADLKAPGARVQGEMLPYSPKWSVKAVLDMIDLLDNNVTTACIVAHEPELTVRLYNKHKELVYQPLVKSGLAELE from the exons ATGAACACACGGGACAGTCCCAGCGCTGTCGCCTGCCACATGTGTGGCGAAGCCTTCATTCTACCCG AGGATGACACTGAAGGTAACCTCCCTCGAGTGCTTCTGTGCGGCCACATATACTGCACGTCTTGTCTGCAGTCCCTTCAATGTGACGACGTAATTCAGTGCCCAGACTGTGAG GTTGAGACCACGCTTCCTCGAGGTGGCGTGTTTTGTCTACAAGAGGACAGCAGAATCATCGGCCTCATCTACACGGCtaaaattaacaaaatgaaaag CTCACAGCGTGGCCCACCAAAGACTCGTCGAAGGAGCAAGTTCTTATCGACTGATCTTAATGATAACTGTGGCACTGTGGAGCAG CCAGCTGAAATCGAGAACATTCAGAGGGTGGTGGATGAGACTTTGGCTCAGGCTGATAAAAATCTCGCCCAGCTGGAACGCATCTACGAG ACTCTGAGCATGGGTCTGGCAGAacaggtggagagagaaaaagctcACCTGGGGATGGAGATCAAGCAAGCGACAGACAAGGCTGTATATGCTGTTCAAAAGtg GAGGAGCCTGCAGCTGAACCGTGTCACAGACGTTGAGGCCCACTTTGCCACCAGCCAAGCAGAGGTCTGCCGTGTCCAGGGAAGGGTAAAGGCTCTGGAGAACGCCATACAGATGGCCAGAGAAGTGCGCCGTGTCCCCTTTCTGGAGCAGTACTGTGTCCTGGACAAG GTTCTGGAGACGTTGCAGGCTCCCGTGGATCACCAGTCCTTTGATATGAAATGCATTACTCTGAGCTCTGGAATGAG gtGTGTTTTCCAGTCAGAAACTCTAGAGCAGGGTTTAACGTTGACTCTGAAGATGGACGTCGGAAGCCCAAAGCT TTTGTCCGAGTTTCCGCTGAAAGGCTCCCAGTCTGCCAACACGAGCAGAAAGTCACCGCTGCATATGGCCGAGGACAGAAAGAGACAATCTGTGTCACCCAGTCAAAGGAAGTTCCCCTCGCCACAAAGGAAGGAGCAGGAGAACACGGCAGCCAGCGGTCCGCCGTCTCGAGGCTCCTCTCCAACCCCGAGACCTCGGCGCTGGTCCAGCCATTCTCGCCACAGCTCAGGCTCCGACGTCGGAAGTCAAGATGTAATTGTTGAGGAGCTTTTGGAGGAAGGAATAAGACACG CTCCTCCTCCCACTGGCCCTGAGTTGGCCAATGACAGGTGGAGATTcaacaggaagaagaagcaTCAGCTGTGGGGTAAGAAGACAAACG TGACCCAGTGGGTGGTCGTGTCCCACATTGTGAATCCGAGTCACTTCTACGTTTGCTACGTGGCcgaaaagagggaaagagagatgCTGTCAAAGAAGATCAACCACTTCTGCCACAGAGAGAGTTGCCTTTTCACTCCCAACGATAAAGTCGAGACTG gttcCACGATCTTTGTGAAGTGGAAGGACGGACTCTGGTGGCGAGCCAGTGTGATTGAAGTCTTTCAGCGCAACTGCGCAGAGACAGTGAAAGCCTGCAAAGTCACCCAGCTGGCCAGTATCCAGATCTTCTTCCTGGACTATGGCGTCATCAAAAGATTTACAATATTCAg TGAGGAGGCGGCTGATTCTGTACTGAAGGCCGTGAACAAGTACATGAGGAAGGTTCATGAGTCAGTGAAAATGGACCTGAGACGCTTTGCTCCTCAGGCCATCAGATGTTCCCTCAAAGACCTGGTCCCATATGACCTG ACAAAGGGCTGGGGTAAAGAGGCAATATATGAGTTCCGCAGTGTGGTCGGCTCTGCAACTGTGGAGATGAGGCCTCTGGGCCAAGACAGAGACTCTCTGTTGGTGGACCTGAAGAAAGCGCCCATGGACCAGTCCAGCGATGTGCCCATCTCTGTCAGAGAATACCTCATTTTTATTGAAGTGGCCAG GTTTTATTCTCCAGTGATACCGAGCAGGAACCCGCTGCTGTACTACCCACCCGTCTACCCCATTCCCCACATGGAGCTGGATGCCGTGGTGTCCCACATCAACAACCCTGCAGATTTCTACATCCAGCTG GTCGAGAACATGGAGTCCTTGTTACTCTCCTGCAAGCTTCAGGATTGTTACAGTGCAGAGACTGAACAGGATGACCTCAACGTCTACTGCCCTGCTATTGGACAGGCCTGTGTCGCACGCTACGATGACCAACTGTGGTACAGAGCTCAGGTCACAG gacATCCTGGTGGCAGAAAAGTTGAAGTGCGGTTTGTTGACTTTGGCAACGTCAAAATCCTGTCAGTCAGCGACTTGAAGAAGATCAAGGATGAGTTCTTTGCTCTTCCTTCCATG GCAATCCACTGCTGCTTGTCCGATGTGATTCCTCTGGATGGAGCGACCTGGAGCGACGCCTGCACAGACAGATTCATCAGCCTGGCTCATCAGAAACTTGTCACTATCGTGGCTAAAG GGAAAGGGGCAAAGTCTCGTCCTCTGCCTTTACAACTCTACGTGAGAAGCCATGATGAACAAATCAACATCAGTGAGCTGCTGGTCAAAGAGGAGCTGGCCAGCTTCAAAGACAG CTCTAAGTCCAAACCTGCCGCTTCCCTCTGTGACGACTCTGCCATATGGGACCCTCCCCTCGAGCTCGGCTCGGCCGAGGATGGCGCCGATTCTCCGGAACCGAAAAtcacagaggagaaggagaaggacgaggaggagctgctggaccttcagctgaagctgaagctccCTGCTCAACTCAAAGACCTGAAAGTGAGAGTCAGCCACGTCAACTCGCCGAGTAGCTTCTACGTGCAGCTCGCCCAGTACGACTCTCAGCTCAAAAG GATCTGTGAGCTGGTAAAACAGGAGTGTGCGCTCACGGAGCCACAGGAGGTGCTGTGGAAGGCCGAGATGTTCTGCGCCGCCCACATTAACGGCGTCTGGGAGCGAGGACGGATCTGCTCTGACATCACATCCAACAACATCGCGGAG GTGATACGCTGTGACCATGGCAACGTGGTGAAGATCGACATTAGGAACCTGCGGCCGCTGTCGCCCTCATTAGTCGGCTCTCTGGCGCTGGAGTGCACGCTGACTGACATCAg GCCTGCAGGAGGCAAATCCAGCTGGACTGCTACAGCCTGTGACGTATTCTCCTACTACCTGACTGGAGTCTCAGCTGTTGTCACCATCAAG GAGTTGACGGACGAGCGTCCCGCACCCGTCACTCTGTTCTGCTCCAACAAGAAGGGACAGCTTGTCAGCATCTCTGACTTTCTGGCCAGTGAGGGCCTCGCActcagagaaagaaaatcaag AGATGCTGTCGTTCAGAAACCCAATGAAGCAGAGGTGCCATCTTCACAGCGCAACACGCAAGATCAGTGCTCTGATGGTGAAAATCAAACTAGTCCTCAGAGCCCAGGACCTGCCGTCGTTCCTTTCACCTCCCAGTCATCGGTCCCCTCGATTTCCTGCCCTCCCAAACCAGCTCCCCGCAGAGTAATGACTGCTGAGAtg gtgaAGACCAGGTCGTACGACCCTCCAGAGCTTCCGTGCCTCGGCCACATCCAGATAAACGTCTCTGCAGTAGGAGACGACGGCCTCATTTACACCAGGACACAGAACGCAG agTGTCAGCTGGAGCAGCTCAGGGAGAGGATTCAGCAGAGCATGAAGACACTGCCCAACCAGAAGCCTTACACCTGGAAGTCGGTTCAGGGCTGCGCCGTCATCGGACCGGACATGCTGTGGTACCGAGGGCAGCTGGTGGAGGTGCTGGGAGGACACGTGAAG GTTCAGTATGTGGACTTTGGCCTGGTGGAGAACATCCCAGTGGTCCACGTTTACCCCATACTGCTGTGTGACGACGTCCCTCAGCTCTGTATGCCCTGTCAGCTGCACGGCATCAACCCT GTTGGCGGGTCGTGGCAGAGAGAAGCCGTGGCCTTGATGAGGGAGATGTTAGTGAACCGCTGTGTCAACATGATTGTCGTG gagTTGCCGTCTGACCCCAGACGTCCCCTCACTGTTGAACTCTTTCTGGACGGACTGAGCCTCAGTAAGGTCCTGTGTCACCATGAACACGCCTCCATGGACCGAACTGTGTCAGCACAGAAGGTT GGAGACTCTCTGCTGCCTTCCACCCTTTTCCTGGATGATTGGGACATCGACACTGAg GGTGTGAAGGATGCAGAGGAGCCAGTGTTGGGACCTTTCATCAGGTCAAAGCTGCCGGAGAAGGAGCAGCATTTTCCGGTCCGGGTCAAACATCTGTGGACTCCCAACGAG CTCTTCCTGTGGCCTTTAGAGGAAACGATAGAAGTGAAGGTGGACGGAGAGACGCTGACCGACGCGCTGACCCGCATCAACGACGACCTCGGCACTTTGTCACGACTCGGCGACTTCCCTCAAG GTGGTCCGTGCTTGGCCGAGTACAGCGATGGCAAATTCTACCGAGCTAAAATAATGGAAATCACCAGTGTGGAGCCCGTCATGGTCCTGGTTCAGCACGTGGACTTTGGTTCCTACGACACGCTGCCCACCAGCAG gcTGCGTCAGATGCTGCCCGAGCTGCTCAGGTTCCCGATGCAGGTGCTGAAGGTCAAAGTGGCCGACCTCAAAGCTCCTGGGGCCAGAGTGCAGGGAGAGATGCTGCCCTACAGCCCCAAGTGGAGCGTGAAGGCTGTGCTGGACATGATTGACCTGCTGGACAACAACGTCACTACAGCCTGCATCGTG GCTCATGAACCAGAGCTGACCGTGCGTCTGTACAACAAGCACAAAGAGTTGGTTTATCAGCCGCTGGTGAAGAGTGGACTCGCCGAGCTCGAGTGA
- the rnf17 gene encoding RING finger protein 17 isoform X3 translates to MNTRDSPSAVACHMCGEAFILPEDDTEGNLPRVLLCGHIYCTSCLQSLQCDDVIQCPDCEVETTLPRGGVFCLQEDSRIIGLIYTAKINKMKSSQRGPPKTRRRSKFLSTDLNDNCGTVEQPAEIENIQRVVDETLAQADKNLAQLERIYETLSMGLAEQVEREKAHLGMEIKQATDKAVYAVQKWRSLQLNRVTDVEAHFATSQAEVCRVQGRVKALENAIQMAREVRRVPFLEQYCVLDKVLETLQAPVDHQSFDMKCITLSSGMRCVFQSETLEQGLTLTLKMDVGSPKLLSEFPLKGSQSANTSRKSPLHMAEDRKRQSVSPSQRKFPSPQRKEQENTAASGPPSRGSSPTPRPRRWSSHSRHSSGSDVGSQDVIVEELLEEGIRHAPPPTGPELANDRWRFNRKKKHQLWVTQWVVVSHIVNPSHFYVCYVAEKREREMLSKKINHFCHRESCLFTPNDKVETGSTIFVKWKDGLWWRASVIEVFQRNCAETVKACKVTQLASIQIFFLDYGVIKRFTIFSEEAADSVLKAVNKYMRKVHESVKMDLRRFAPQAIRCSLKDLVPYDLTKGWGKEAIYEFRSVVGSATVEMRPLGQDRDSLLVDLKKAPMDQSSDVPISVREYLIFIEVARFYSPVIPSRNPLLYYPPVYPIPHMELDAVVSHINNPADFYIQLVENMESLLLSCKLQDCYSAETEQDDLNVYCPAIGQACVARYDDQLWYRAQVTGHPGGRKVEVRFVDFGNVKILSVSDLKKIKDEFFALPSMAIHCCLSDVIPLDGATWSDACTDRFISLAHQKLVTIVAKGKGAKSRPLPLQLYVRSHDEQINISELLVKEELASFKDSSKSKPAASLCDDSAIWDPPLELGSAEDGADSPEPKITEEKEKDEEELLDLQLKLKLPAQLKDLKVRVSHVNSPSSFYVQLAQYDSQLKRICELVKQECALTEPQEVLWKAEMFCAAHINGVWERGRICSDITSNNIAEVIRCDHGNVVKIDIRNLRPLSPSLVGSLALECTLTDIRPAGGKSSWTATACDVFSYYLTGVSAVVTIKELTDERPAPVTLFCSNKKGQLVSISDFLASEGLALRERKSRDAVVQKPNEAEVPSSQRNTQDQCSDGENQTSPQSPGPAVVPFTSQSSVPSISCPPKPAPRRVMTAEMVKTRSYDPPELPCLGHIQINVSAVGDDGLIYTRTQNAECQLEQLRERIQQSMKTLPNQKPYTWKSVQGCAVIGPDMLWYRGQLVEVLGGHVKVQYVDFGLVENIPVVHVYPILLCDDVPQLCMPCQLHGINPVGGSWQREAVALMREMLVNRCVNMIVVELPSDPRRPLTVELFLDGLSLSKVLCHHEHASMDRTVSAQKVGDSLLPSTLFLDDWDIDTEGVKDAEEPVLGPFIRSKLPEKEQHFPVRVKHLWTPNELFLWPLEETIEVKVDGETLTDALTRINDDLGTLSRLGDFPQGGPCLAEYSDGKFYRAKIMEITSVEPVMVLVQHVDFGSYDTLPTSRLRQMLPELLRFPMQVLKVKVADLKAPGARVQGEMLPYSPKWSVKAVLDMIDLLDNNVTTACIVAHEPELTVRLYNKHKELVYQPLVKSGLAELE, encoded by the exons ATGAACACACGGGACAGTCCCAGCGCTGTCGCCTGCCACATGTGTGGCGAAGCCTTCATTCTACCCG AGGATGACACTGAAGGTAACCTCCCTCGAGTGCTTCTGTGCGGCCACATATACTGCACGTCTTGTCTGCAGTCCCTTCAATGTGACGACGTAATTCAGTGCCCAGACTGTGAG GTTGAGACCACGCTTCCTCGAGGTGGCGTGTTTTGTCTACAAGAGGACAGCAGAATCATCGGCCTCATCTACACGGCtaaaattaacaaaatgaaaag CTCACAGCGTGGCCCACCAAAGACTCGTCGAAGGAGCAAGTTCTTATCGACTGATCTTAATGATAACTGTGGCACTGTGGAGCAG CCAGCTGAAATCGAGAACATTCAGAGGGTGGTGGATGAGACTTTGGCTCAGGCTGATAAAAATCTCGCCCAGCTGGAACGCATCTACGAG ACTCTGAGCATGGGTCTGGCAGAacaggtggagagagaaaaagctcACCTGGGGATGGAGATCAAGCAAGCGACAGACAAGGCTGTATATGCTGTTCAAAAGtg GAGGAGCCTGCAGCTGAACCGTGTCACAGACGTTGAGGCCCACTTTGCCACCAGCCAAGCAGAGGTCTGCCGTGTCCAGGGAAGGGTAAAGGCTCTGGAGAACGCCATACAGATGGCCAGAGAAGTGCGCCGTGTCCCCTTTCTGGAGCAGTACTGTGTCCTGGACAAG GTTCTGGAGACGTTGCAGGCTCCCGTGGATCACCAGTCCTTTGATATGAAATGCATTACTCTGAGCTCTGGAATGAG gtGTGTTTTCCAGTCAGAAACTCTAGAGCAGGGTTTAACGTTGACTCTGAAGATGGACGTCGGAAGCCCAAAGCT TTTGTCCGAGTTTCCGCTGAAAGGCTCCCAGTCTGCCAACACGAGCAGAAAGTCACCGCTGCATATGGCCGAGGACAGAAAGAGACAATCTGTGTCACCCAGTCAAAGGAAGTTCCCCTCGCCACAAAGGAAGGAGCAGGAGAACACGGCAGCCAGCGGTCCGCCGTCTCGAGGCTCCTCTCCAACCCCGAGACCTCGGCGCTGGTCCAGCCATTCTCGCCACAGCTCAGGCTCCGACGTCGGAAGTCAAGATGTAATTGTTGAGGAGCTTTTGGAGGAAGGAATAAGACACG CTCCTCCTCCCACTGGCCCTGAGTTGGCCAATGACAGGTGGAGATTcaacaggaagaagaagcaTCAGCTGTGGG TGACCCAGTGGGTGGTCGTGTCCCACATTGTGAATCCGAGTCACTTCTACGTTTGCTACGTGGCcgaaaagagggaaagagagatgCTGTCAAAGAAGATCAACCACTTCTGCCACAGAGAGAGTTGCCTTTTCACTCCCAACGATAAAGTCGAGACTG gttcCACGATCTTTGTGAAGTGGAAGGACGGACTCTGGTGGCGAGCCAGTGTGATTGAAGTCTTTCAGCGCAACTGCGCAGAGACAGTGAAAGCCTGCAAAGTCACCCAGCTGGCCAGTATCCAGATCTTCTTCCTGGACTATGGCGTCATCAAAAGATTTACAATATTCAg TGAGGAGGCGGCTGATTCTGTACTGAAGGCCGTGAACAAGTACATGAGGAAGGTTCATGAGTCAGTGAAAATGGACCTGAGACGCTTTGCTCCTCAGGCCATCAGATGTTCCCTCAAAGACCTGGTCCCATATGACCTG ACAAAGGGCTGGGGTAAAGAGGCAATATATGAGTTCCGCAGTGTGGTCGGCTCTGCAACTGTGGAGATGAGGCCTCTGGGCCAAGACAGAGACTCTCTGTTGGTGGACCTGAAGAAAGCGCCCATGGACCAGTCCAGCGATGTGCCCATCTCTGTCAGAGAATACCTCATTTTTATTGAAGTGGCCAG GTTTTATTCTCCAGTGATACCGAGCAGGAACCCGCTGCTGTACTACCCACCCGTCTACCCCATTCCCCACATGGAGCTGGATGCCGTGGTGTCCCACATCAACAACCCTGCAGATTTCTACATCCAGCTG GTCGAGAACATGGAGTCCTTGTTACTCTCCTGCAAGCTTCAGGATTGTTACAGTGCAGAGACTGAACAGGATGACCTCAACGTCTACTGCCCTGCTATTGGACAGGCCTGTGTCGCACGCTACGATGACCAACTGTGGTACAGAGCTCAGGTCACAG gacATCCTGGTGGCAGAAAAGTTGAAGTGCGGTTTGTTGACTTTGGCAACGTCAAAATCCTGTCAGTCAGCGACTTGAAGAAGATCAAGGATGAGTTCTTTGCTCTTCCTTCCATG GCAATCCACTGCTGCTTGTCCGATGTGATTCCTCTGGATGGAGCGACCTGGAGCGACGCCTGCACAGACAGATTCATCAGCCTGGCTCATCAGAAACTTGTCACTATCGTGGCTAAAG GGAAAGGGGCAAAGTCTCGTCCTCTGCCTTTACAACTCTACGTGAGAAGCCATGATGAACAAATCAACATCAGTGAGCTGCTGGTCAAAGAGGAGCTGGCCAGCTTCAAAGACAG CTCTAAGTCCAAACCTGCCGCTTCCCTCTGTGACGACTCTGCCATATGGGACCCTCCCCTCGAGCTCGGCTCGGCCGAGGATGGCGCCGATTCTCCGGAACCGAAAAtcacagaggagaaggagaaggacgaggaggagctgctggaccttcagctgaagctgaagctccCTGCTCAACTCAAAGACCTGAAAGTGAGAGTCAGCCACGTCAACTCGCCGAGTAGCTTCTACGTGCAGCTCGCCCAGTACGACTCTCAGCTCAAAAG GATCTGTGAGCTGGTAAAACAGGAGTGTGCGCTCACGGAGCCACAGGAGGTGCTGTGGAAGGCCGAGATGTTCTGCGCCGCCCACATTAACGGCGTCTGGGAGCGAGGACGGATCTGCTCTGACATCACATCCAACAACATCGCGGAG GTGATACGCTGTGACCATGGCAACGTGGTGAAGATCGACATTAGGAACCTGCGGCCGCTGTCGCCCTCATTAGTCGGCTCTCTGGCGCTGGAGTGCACGCTGACTGACATCAg GCCTGCAGGAGGCAAATCCAGCTGGACTGCTACAGCCTGTGACGTATTCTCCTACTACCTGACTGGAGTCTCAGCTGTTGTCACCATCAAG GAGTTGACGGACGAGCGTCCCGCACCCGTCACTCTGTTCTGCTCCAACAAGAAGGGACAGCTTGTCAGCATCTCTGACTTTCTGGCCAGTGAGGGCCTCGCActcagagaaagaaaatcaag AGATGCTGTCGTTCAGAAACCCAATGAAGCAGAGGTGCCATCTTCACAGCGCAACACGCAAGATCAGTGCTCTGATGGTGAAAATCAAACTAGTCCTCAGAGCCCAGGACCTGCCGTCGTTCCTTTCACCTCCCAGTCATCGGTCCCCTCGATTTCCTGCCCTCCCAAACCAGCTCCCCGCAGAGTAATGACTGCTGAGAtg gtgaAGACCAGGTCGTACGACCCTCCAGAGCTTCCGTGCCTCGGCCACATCCAGATAAACGTCTCTGCAGTAGGAGACGACGGCCTCATTTACACCAGGACACAGAACGCAG agTGTCAGCTGGAGCAGCTCAGGGAGAGGATTCAGCAGAGCATGAAGACACTGCCCAACCAGAAGCCTTACACCTGGAAGTCGGTTCAGGGCTGCGCCGTCATCGGACCGGACATGCTGTGGTACCGAGGGCAGCTGGTGGAGGTGCTGGGAGGACACGTGAAG GTTCAGTATGTGGACTTTGGCCTGGTGGAGAACATCCCAGTGGTCCACGTTTACCCCATACTGCTGTGTGACGACGTCCCTCAGCTCTGTATGCCCTGTCAGCTGCACGGCATCAACCCT GTTGGCGGGTCGTGGCAGAGAGAAGCCGTGGCCTTGATGAGGGAGATGTTAGTGAACCGCTGTGTCAACATGATTGTCGTG gagTTGCCGTCTGACCCCAGACGTCCCCTCACTGTTGAACTCTTTCTGGACGGACTGAGCCTCAGTAAGGTCCTGTGTCACCATGAACACGCCTCCATGGACCGAACTGTGTCAGCACAGAAGGTT GGAGACTCTCTGCTGCCTTCCACCCTTTTCCTGGATGATTGGGACATCGACACTGAg GGTGTGAAGGATGCAGAGGAGCCAGTGTTGGGACCTTTCATCAGGTCAAAGCTGCCGGAGAAGGAGCAGCATTTTCCGGTCCGGGTCAAACATCTGTGGACTCCCAACGAG CTCTTCCTGTGGCCTTTAGAGGAAACGATAGAAGTGAAGGTGGACGGAGAGACGCTGACCGACGCGCTGACCCGCATCAACGACGACCTCGGCACTTTGTCACGACTCGGCGACTTCCCTCAAG GTGGTCCGTGCTTGGCCGAGTACAGCGATGGCAAATTCTACCGAGCTAAAATAATGGAAATCACCAGTGTGGAGCCCGTCATGGTCCTGGTTCAGCACGTGGACTTTGGTTCCTACGACACGCTGCCCACCAGCAG gcTGCGTCAGATGCTGCCCGAGCTGCTCAGGTTCCCGATGCAGGTGCTGAAGGTCAAAGTGGCCGACCTCAAAGCTCCTGGGGCCAGAGTGCAGGGAGAGATGCTGCCCTACAGCCCCAAGTGGAGCGTGAAGGCTGTGCTGGACATGATTGACCTGCTGGACAACAACGTCACTACAGCCTGCATCGTG GCTCATGAACCAGAGCTGACCGTGCGTCTGTACAACAAGCACAAAGAGTTGGTTTATCAGCCGCTGGTGAAGAGTGGACTCGCCGAGCTCGAGTGA